The Xanthomonas sp. DAR 34887 genome has a segment encoding these proteins:
- the glp gene encoding gephyrin-like molybdotransferase Glp: MNDYPSRIAYSDALAIVAAVAQSRPLPAERLALPRADGRILLEPLDAPIDLPPFANSAMDGFALRHADLHPDAPTMLRLAGEQFAGEDLRQAIGVGECLRITTGAPLPAGADTVVIKENVIERDGQVQVPAAPAAGAHVRVRGEDVRAGERVLEAGVALTPSRIGLAAALGVAQLAVAARPTVAVFATGDELVEPGMPLRPGQIYNSNRDMLMAQLRLLGLEPTAWPTLPDDPQRIDSMLSDAASAFDVVLTCGGVSAGEKDYLPRLLAERGRIHFWKVRMRPGMPLLFGELDRALFLGLPGNPVSVLATFMAIGRPLLDALQRRAEPRPHWRARLASGWDKRHDRLEFLRGRMRCDADGQLWVEPNPADGSHRLRGAADSDVLLRLDEGARRFDAGDVVEVFAY, translated from the coding sequence ATGAACGACTATCCCTCCCGTATCGCCTATTCCGACGCGCTGGCCATCGTCGCCGCCGTCGCCCAGTCGCGTCCATTGCCGGCCGAACGCCTGGCGTTGCCGCGCGCCGACGGCCGCATCCTGCTCGAGCCGCTGGACGCACCGATCGACCTGCCGCCGTTCGCCAACAGCGCGATGGACGGCTTCGCGCTGCGCCATGCGGATCTGCATCCGGATGCGCCGACCATGCTGCGCCTGGCCGGCGAGCAGTTCGCCGGCGAGGACCTGCGGCAGGCGATCGGCGTTGGCGAATGCCTGCGCATCACCACCGGTGCGCCGCTGCCGGCGGGTGCCGATACGGTGGTGATCAAGGAAAACGTCATCGAGCGCGACGGCCAGGTGCAGGTGCCGGCCGCGCCGGCCGCTGGCGCGCACGTGCGTGTGCGCGGCGAGGACGTGCGCGCCGGCGAGCGCGTGCTTGAAGCGGGCGTGGCGTTGACGCCGTCGCGGATCGGCCTGGCCGCCGCGCTTGGCGTGGCGCAGCTGGCGGTGGCGGCGCGACCGACCGTGGCGGTGTTCGCCACTGGCGACGAGCTGGTCGAACCCGGCATGCCGCTCAGGCCTGGGCAGATCTACAACAGCAACCGCGACATGCTGATGGCGCAGTTGCGCCTGCTCGGCCTGGAGCCGACCGCATGGCCGACGCTGCCGGACGATCCGCAGCGCATCGACAGCATGCTCAGCGATGCGGCCTCCGCGTTCGACGTGGTGCTGACCTGCGGCGGCGTCTCCGCCGGCGAGAAGGATTACCTGCCGCGGCTGCTGGCCGAGCGCGGCCGCATCCATTTCTGGAAGGTGCGCATGCGCCCGGGCATGCCGCTGCTGTTCGGCGAGCTGGATCGCGCCCTGTTCCTGGGCCTGCCGGGCAATCCGGTGTCGGTGCTGGCCACGTTCATGGCGATCGGGCGGCCGCTGCTGGACGCGCTGCAGCGGCGCGCCGAGCCGCGCCCGCACTGGCGCGCGCGGCTGGCCTCGGGCTGGGACAAGCGCCACGACCGCCTGGAATTCCTGCGCGGGCGCATGCGCTGCGACGCGGACGGACAGCTGTGGGTGGAACCGAACCCGGCCGATGGTTCGCACCGTTTGCGCGGCGCCGCCGACAGCGACGTGCTGCTGCGCCTGGACGAGGGCGCGCGCCGCTTCGATGCCGGCGATGTGGTCGAAGTGTTCGCGTACTGA
- a CDS encoding YfgM family protein yields the protein MAIDDLLDEHEQSERVRTWLRKNGAGLIGGIALGIGAIIGWQWWTKQHSNDLALANSRYDAVLKSIQAKQLEKASKDMAALQQGPANIYAELAALRLAKAQADDGKYDQALATLRGLKAEGELKLLIDQRVARLLIQTGKSEEALKLLASADDNQSLEIRGDALIAQGKRDAAREAYAKSLTTLDVAAPQRRLLETKLMDAGGTVPNPAEPI from the coding sequence ATGGCGATCGACGACCTGCTCGACGAGCACGAACAAAGCGAACGCGTCCGCACTTGGCTCAGGAAAAACGGCGCCGGCCTGATCGGCGGCATTGCCCTGGGCATCGGCGCGATCATTGGCTGGCAGTGGTGGACCAAGCAGCATTCCAACGACCTGGCGTTGGCCAATTCCCGCTACGACGCCGTGCTCAAGAGCATCCAGGCCAAGCAACTGGAAAAGGCCAGCAAGGACATGGCGGCGCTGCAGCAGGGTCCGGCCAACATCTATGCCGAGCTGGCCGCGCTGCGCCTGGCCAAGGCGCAAGCCGATGACGGCAAGTACGATCAGGCCCTGGCGACCCTGCGCGGCCTCAAGGCCGAGGGCGAGCTGAAGCTGCTGATCGACCAGCGCGTGGCGCGGTTGCTGATCCAGACCGGGAAGAGCGAGGAAGCGCTGAAGCTGCTGGCCTCGGCCGACGACAACCAGAGCCTGGAGATCCGTGGCGATGCGCTGATCGCGCAGGGCAAGCGCGACGCGGCACGCGAGGCCTATGCCAAGTCGTTGACCACCCTAGACGTGGCGGCGCCGCAACGGCGACTGCTGGAAACGAAATTGATGGATGCGGGCGGCACCGTGCCGAATCCTGCGGAGCCGATCTGA
- the bamB gene encoding outer membrane protein assembly factor BamB encodes MKVVMFKRIATVALLGLALSGCSTVKGWFAGKDAAAKKAAEPAELVDFKPSVKVVKLWSTDAGKGEKRIGVRQHPAVADGKVYLAAASGSVYALDLQTGKTLWEYDAKRARKERLSQVQEQPESQVEGESSKGLTKDERAAYKQRLRNEKQQAKERKRLEKNRPLPRFAGGPGVGDGLVVVGGLNGEVVALDAANGTEKWRAKVPNEVIAAPVVAQNLVFVRSNDGRVTAFDAGTGQQRWFHSQELPTLTVRGNAPLVAGPGVLFIGNDDGTLSALAMADGRELWQQTIGVPEGRTELERMADVDGAPVLEGTTLYATSFKNQTLALEGPSGRPLWTRDHGGAGGVGVSSSSVVVADNAGSVWALDKASGSATWSQPALARRSLTGVAIQGDYAVVGDYKGYLHWLKLDNGEIAARERVGRKALVAQPVVADGILLVQNTKGDLTAFRLGQ; translated from the coding sequence ATGAAGGTAGTCATGTTCAAGCGCATCGCGACCGTCGCGCTGCTGGGTCTGGCGCTGTCCGGTTGCAGCACCGTCAAGGGCTGGTTCGCGGGTAAGGATGCGGCTGCCAAGAAGGCCGCCGAGCCGGCCGAGCTGGTCGATTTCAAGCCGTCGGTGAAGGTCGTCAAGCTGTGGTCCACCGACGCCGGCAAGGGCGAAAAGCGGATCGGCGTGCGCCAGCATCCGGCCGTGGCCGACGGCAAGGTGTACCTGGCCGCCGCCTCCGGTTCGGTCTACGCGCTGGACCTGCAGACCGGCAAGACGCTGTGGGAATACGACGCCAAGAGGGCGCGCAAAGAGCGCCTGTCGCAGGTGCAGGAACAACCGGAGAGCCAGGTCGAGGGCGAATCCAGCAAGGGCCTGACCAAGGACGAGCGCGCCGCCTACAAGCAGCGCCTGCGCAACGAGAAGCAGCAGGCCAAGGAGCGCAAGCGGCTGGAGAAGAACCGTCCGCTGCCGCGCTTCGCCGGCGGTCCTGGCGTGGGCGACGGGCTGGTCGTCGTCGGCGGCCTGAATGGCGAAGTGGTCGCGCTCGACGCCGCCAACGGCACCGAGAAGTGGCGCGCCAAGGTGCCCAACGAAGTGATCGCCGCGCCGGTGGTGGCGCAGAACCTGGTGTTCGTGCGCAGCAACGACGGTCGTGTCACCGCGTTCGACGCCGGCACCGGCCAGCAGCGCTGGTTCCACTCGCAGGAACTGCCGACCCTGACCGTGCGCGGCAATGCGCCGTTGGTGGCCGGACCGGGCGTGCTGTTCATCGGCAACGACGACGGCACCCTGTCGGCGTTGGCGATGGCCGACGGGCGCGAGCTGTGGCAGCAGACCATCGGCGTGCCGGAAGGCCGCACCGAACTGGAGCGCATGGCCGACGTGGACGGCGCGCCGGTGCTCGAAGGCACCACCCTGTACGCGACCAGCTTCAAGAACCAGACCCTGGCCCTGGAAGGCCCCAGCGGGCGTCCGCTGTGGACCCGCGATCATGGCGGCGCCGGCGGCGTGGGCGTCAGCTCCAGCAGCGTGGTGGTGGCCGACAACGCCGGTTCGGTGTGGGCCTTGGACAAGGCCTCCGGTTCGGCGACCTGGTCGCAGCCGGCGCTGGCGCGGCGTTCGCTGACCGGCGTGGCGATCCAGGGCGACTACGCCGTGGTCGGCGACTACAAGGGGTATCTGCATTGGTTGAAGCTCGACAACGGCGAGATCGCCGCACGCGAGCGGGTGGGACGCAAGGCGCTGGTAGCGCAGCCGGTGGTGGCCGATGGCATCCTGCTGGTCCAGAACACGAAAGGCGACCTGACCGCGTTCCGGTTGGGTCAATAA
- the ndk gene encoding nucleoside-diphosphate kinase, translating to MALERTLSIIKPDAVAKNVIGEIYSRFEKAGLKVVAAKYKQLSRREAEGFYAVHRERPFFNALVEFMISGPVMIQALEGENAVAAHRDLLGATNPKDAAPGTIRADFADSIDANAAHGSDSVENAANEVAYFFAATEVVSR from the coding sequence ATGGCGCTGGAGCGCACCCTGTCCATCATCAAGCCCGATGCCGTCGCCAAGAACGTCATCGGCGAGATCTATTCCCGTTTCGAGAAGGCCGGCCTGAAGGTCGTGGCCGCCAAGTACAAGCAGCTGTCGCGCCGCGAGGCCGAGGGCTTCTACGCCGTGCACCGCGAGCGTCCGTTCTTCAACGCGCTGGTCGAGTTCATGATCTCCGGCCCGGTGATGATCCAGGCGCTGGAAGGCGAGAACGCCGTGGCGGCGCACCGCGACCTGCTCGGCGCCACCAATCCGAAGGACGCCGCGCCGGGCACCATCCGCGCCGATTTCGCCGACTCGATCGACGCCAACGCCGCGCACGGTTCCGACTCGGTCGAGAACGCCGCCAACGAAGTGGCGTATTTCTTCGCCGCCACCGAAGTGGTTTCGCGCTAA
- a CDS encoding type IV pilus biogenesis/stability protein PilW: MLLVLAACAGHGTKVGKLRNVEQVAPDYDFRDSGEVKARYALQEQLGLAGNRLNGGDLAGAEEHARKALAMAPDSVQAHTLLAVAAGRRGDTATAGEHYRKAAELAPTRGDVLNNYGAWLCANGAGSESLQWFDRALAAPGYATPASALANAGGCALQVGQRERGERDLRKALALEPGNAYALEAMARNEAAHARFFEARAFSERRLAAAPATVSVLQLAIQIEQGLGDMAAAGRYQQRLRKEFPDATTTPGASAL, encoded by the coding sequence ATGCTGCTGGTGTTGGCGGCGTGCGCCGGCCACGGCACCAAGGTGGGCAAGCTGCGCAACGTCGAGCAGGTGGCGCCGGATTACGATTTCCGCGACAGCGGCGAGGTCAAGGCGCGCTACGCGTTGCAGGAGCAGCTCGGCCTGGCCGGCAACCGGCTCAACGGCGGCGATCTTGCCGGCGCCGAGGAACATGCGCGCAAGGCGCTGGCGATGGCCCCGGATTCGGTGCAGGCGCACACGCTGCTGGCGGTGGCCGCTGGCCGCCGCGGCGATACGGCCACTGCCGGCGAGCATTACCGCAAGGCCGCGGAGCTGGCACCGACCCGCGGCGATGTCTTGAACAACTACGGCGCCTGGCTGTGCGCGAACGGCGCTGGTAGCGAATCGTTGCAGTGGTTCGATCGCGCGCTGGCGGCGCCGGGTTATGCCACGCCGGCGTCGGCCTTGGCCAATGCCGGCGGTTGCGCATTGCAGGTCGGTCAGCGCGAGCGCGGCGAACGCGATCTGCGCAAGGCGCTGGCGCTGGAGCCGGGCAATGCCTACGCGCTGGAAGCGATGGCGCGCAACGAAGCGGCGCATGCGCGCTTTTTCGAGGCGCGGGCCTTCTCGGAACGGCGTCTGGCGGCTGCGCCGGCCACTGTATCCGTGTTACAACTTGCTATTCAGATTGAACAAGGGCTGGGCGACATGGCTGCTGCCGGCCGTTACCAACAGCGGTTGCGCAAGGAGTTTCCCGATGCGACCACGACTCCCGGGGCTAGTGCATTGTGA
- the moeB gene encoding molybdopterin-synthase adenylyltransferase MoeB: protein MSIRELTPQQARERIAQGARLIDVREEHERAAGMAEGALGVARAQLQDDPAAHVGAADAETILICQSGKRSHEAALFLQQAGYSAVASVLGGTTRWQRDGLPLQRPALAPEQQEFFERYSRHLRLPEVGIDGQRRLQAARVLLVGAGGLGSPAGFYLAAAGVGQLRIADDDVVDRSNLQRQILHSEARVGQPKVASAAAALAALNPGVQVEPVRERVTSANVERLLQDVDVVLDGSDNFPARYLLNDACVKLGKPLVYGAVQRFEGQVSVFDAGRRRGQAPCYRCLFPEPPPPEFAPSCAEAGVLGVLPGIVGLLQANEVLKLLLEIGEPLRGRLLYFDALAMRFRETRLSADPQCPVCAPGLAFPGYIDYAKFCGAAP from the coding sequence ATGAGCATTCGAGAACTGACCCCGCAGCAGGCGCGCGAGCGCATCGCCCAGGGCGCGCGGCTGATCGACGTGCGCGAAGAGCACGAGCGCGCCGCCGGCATGGCCGAAGGCGCGCTCGGCGTGGCCCGCGCGCAGCTGCAGGACGATCCGGCCGCCCATGTCGGCGCAGCCGATGCCGAGACGATCCTGATCTGCCAGAGCGGCAAGCGCTCGCACGAGGCGGCGCTGTTCCTGCAGCAGGCAGGGTACTCCGCGGTCGCCTCGGTGCTGGGCGGCACCACGCGCTGGCAGCGCGACGGATTGCCGTTGCAGCGGCCGGCGCTGGCGCCGGAACAGCAGGAGTTCTTCGAGCGCTATTCGCGCCACTTGCGTCTGCCCGAAGTCGGCATCGACGGCCAGCGGCGGCTGCAGGCCGCACGCGTGCTGCTGGTCGGTGCCGGCGGGCTGGGATCGCCGGCGGGCTTCTACCTCGCCGCGGCCGGGGTCGGCCAGCTGCGCATCGCCGACGACGATGTGGTCGATCGCAGCAACCTGCAGCGGCAGATCCTGCATAGCGAAGCGCGCGTCGGGCAGCCCAAGGTGGCGTCGGCGGCCGCGGCGCTGGCCGCGCTGAATCCGGGGGTGCAGGTCGAGCCGGTGCGCGAACGGGTGACTTCGGCCAATGTCGAACGCCTGTTGCAGGACGTGGATGTGGTGCTCGACGGTTCGGACAATTTCCCCGCGCGTTATCTGCTCAACGACGCCTGCGTAAAGCTGGGCAAGCCGCTGGTGTACGGCGCGGTGCAGCGTTTCGAGGGCCAGGTCAGCGTGTTCGATGCCGGTCGCCGGCGCGGACAGGCGCCGTGCTACCGCTGCCTGTTCCCGGAGCCGCCGCCGCCGGAGTTCGCGCCCAGTTGCGCCGAGGCCGGCGTGCTCGGCGTGCTGCCCGGCATCGTCGGCCTGCTGCAGGCCAATGAAGTGCTGAAGCTGCTGCTGGAGATCGGCGAGCCGTTGCGCGGCCGCCTGCTGTACTTCGACGCGCTGGCGATGCGCTTCCGCGAAACCCGCCTGTCCGCCGACCCGCAGTGCCCGGTATGCGCGCCGGGTCTCGCGTTCCCCGGCTATATCGACTACGCGAAGTTCTGCGGCGCGGCGCCTTAG
- the mobA gene encoding molybdenum cofactor guanylyltransferase: protein MDARREVTLGILAGGRAQRLGGCDKAWLQRDGQALVQRLAQALAPSVAAVLVSANRDLPRYAAAGLHALPDRIAAPPGAERSLGPIAGLDALAAACATPWLLTLPVDLCRLPPALLDRLIAASGDGDGAYAEDGDGVQPLVALYRVAALRPALASALDDGRYAPRALQQQLAMVRARVPGETFGNLNTPQDLRAAGILPAP from the coding sequence ATGGACGCGCGGCGCGAGGTCACGCTGGGCATCCTTGCCGGCGGCCGCGCGCAACGCCTGGGCGGTTGCGACAAGGCCTGGCTGCAACGCGACGGACAAGCGTTGGTGCAGCGCCTGGCGCAGGCCTTGGCGCCCTCGGTCGCCGCCGTGCTGGTCAGCGCCAACCGCGACCTGCCGCGCTACGCTGCCGCTGGACTGCACGCGCTGCCCGACCGCATCGCCGCGCCGCCCGGCGCCGAGCGCTCGCTGGGGCCGATCGCCGGCCTGGATGCGCTGGCCGCGGCCTGCGCCACGCCGTGGCTGCTGACCTTGCCGGTGGACCTGTGCCGGCTTCCGCCGGCCTTGCTGGACAGGTTGATCGCCGCCAGTGGCGATGGGGATGGCGCCTATGCCGAGGACGGCGACGGCGTGCAGCCGCTGGTGGCACTGTACCGCGTCGCCGCACTGCGGCCTGCGTTGGCTTCGGCGCTGGATGACGGTCGCTACGCGCCGCGCGCCTTGCAGCAGCAGTTGGCGATGGTCCGCGCACGCGTGCCCGGGGAGACCTTCGGCAACCTCAACACGCCGCAGGACCTGCGCGCAGCGGGTATCCTGCCGGCGCCATGA
- the der gene encoding ribosome biogenesis GTPase Der, translating into MLPLVALVGRPNVGKSTLFNALTRSRDALVHDQPGVTRDRHYGVCRLEPETPFVIVDTGGISGEEEGLAGATADQARSAAGEADLVLFVVDGREGSSSLDDEILAWLRKLARPTLLLINKIDGTDEDQVRAEFARYGLGEAITVSAAHRHGIDDLLEEVLSRLPEEGAGETLDTDPKRMRIAFVGRPNVGKSTLVNRLLGEERMIASEVPGTTRDSIAVDLQRDERLYRLIDTAGLRRRGRVEEAVEKFSVFKTLQAIEQCEVAVLLLDATEGVTDQDASVLGAILDAGRALVVAVNKWDGLTDYQREQAEALLARKLGFVPWAEAVRISAKHGSGLRELFRAIHNAHASAIREFSTSEVNQALEVAYETNPPPSIRGHVSKLRYVHPGGSNPPTFIVHGTRLKVLPESYKRYLENFFRKRFKLVGTPVRFMFREGANPYEGKKNVLTERQIAKKRRLMKHVRGK; encoded by the coding sequence ATGCTGCCGCTGGTCGCCCTGGTTGGACGGCCGAATGTCGGCAAGTCCACGCTGTTCAACGCGCTCACGCGCAGCCGCGACGCGCTGGTCCATGACCAGCCCGGCGTCACCCGCGATCGCCACTACGGGGTGTGCCGGCTGGAGCCGGAAACCCCGTTCGTGATCGTCGACACCGGCGGCATTTCCGGCGAGGAAGAAGGCCTGGCCGGCGCCACCGCCGACCAGGCGCGCTCCGCTGCCGGCGAGGCCGACCTTGTGCTGTTCGTGGTCGATGGCCGCGAAGGGTCGTCCTCGCTCGATGACGAGATCCTGGCCTGGCTGCGCAAGCTGGCGCGGCCCACGCTGCTGCTGATCAACAAGATCGACGGCACCGACGAGGACCAGGTGCGCGCCGAGTTCGCGCGCTACGGCCTGGGCGAGGCCATCACGGTGTCCGCGGCGCATCGCCACGGCATCGACGACCTGCTCGAGGAAGTGCTGTCGCGCTTGCCGGAAGAGGGCGCCGGCGAGACGCTGGACACCGATCCCAAGCGCATGCGCATCGCCTTCGTCGGTCGCCCCAACGTCGGCAAGTCGACGCTGGTCAACCGCCTGCTGGGCGAGGAGCGGATGATCGCGTCCGAGGTGCCGGGCACCACCCGCGATTCGATCGCGGTCGATCTGCAACGCGACGAACGCCTGTACCGGCTGATCGACACCGCCGGCCTGCGCCGTCGCGGCCGGGTCGAGGAGGCGGTGGAGAAATTCAGCGTGTTCAAGACGCTGCAGGCGATCGAGCAATGCGAGGTCGCGGTGCTGCTGCTCGACGCCACCGAAGGCGTCACCGACCAGGACGCCAGCGTGCTCGGCGCGATCCTGGACGCCGGCCGCGCCCTGGTGGTGGCGGTCAACAAGTGGGACGGACTCACCGATTACCAACGCGAACAGGCCGAGGCGCTGCTGGCGCGCAAGCTCGGCTTCGTGCCGTGGGCCGAAGCGGTGCGGATCTCGGCCAAGCACGGCTCCGGCCTGCGCGAGCTGTTCCGTGCAATCCACAACGCGCACGCCTCGGCGATCCGCGAATTCAGCACCAGCGAAGTCAACCAGGCGCTGGAAGTGGCCTACGAGACCAATCCGCCGCCGAGCATCCGCGGCCATGTCTCCAAGCTGCGCTACGTGCATCCGGGCGGCAGCAATCCACCGACCTTCATCGTCCACGGCACGCGCCTGAAGGTGCTGCCGGAGTCGTACAAGCGTTATCTGGAAAACTTCTTCCGCAAGCGCTTCAAGCTGGTCGGCACGCCGGTGCGCTTCATGTTCCGCGAAGGCGCCAACCCGTACGAAGGCAAGAAGAACGTGCTGACCGAGCGCCAGATCGCCAAGAAGCGGCGCTTGATGAAGCACGTCCGCGGCAAATAG
- a CDS encoding helix-turn-helix domain-containing protein, whose amino-acid sequence MSSDSNPNAFDGAKGCGQQLREAREAAGLSIDEVGSRLRMPVHVIAALEAEEWQRLGAPVFVRGQLRSYARLLGVDLEPLLASAQIAPVQPVELISHTHTPPLRRMLESATRRMVYVVITAGLAVPVWYATRTHFADDGPNTASLDVVPASPGDAAQSAPAGGGGTPAPAAASGNRPAPPAAPYIASLTPLPRTASSEPEKPSLSLSFQGDSWVQIIAPDGTPLEKALLKAGEKRDYAPGQVGRIVLGNASAVQVQQSGSTVDLTPYKRANVARFAVSSDGSVVPASE is encoded by the coding sequence GTGAGCAGTGATTCCAATCCGAACGCTTTCGACGGCGCCAAAGGTTGCGGGCAACAACTCCGCGAAGCGCGCGAAGCGGCGGGCCTGAGCATCGACGAAGTCGGCAGTCGCTTGCGCATGCCGGTGCACGTGATCGCTGCGCTGGAAGCGGAAGAGTGGCAGCGCCTGGGCGCGCCGGTGTTCGTGCGCGGTCAGCTGCGCAGCTATGCGCGCCTGCTTGGAGTGGACCTGGAACCGCTGCTGGCCAGTGCGCAGATCGCGCCGGTGCAACCGGTGGAGCTGATCAGCCATACGCATACACCGCCGCTGCGGCGCATGCTCGAGAGCGCGACCCGGCGCATGGTGTACGTGGTGATCACGGCCGGCCTAGCGGTCCCGGTCTGGTACGCGACCCGCACCCATTTCGCCGACGACGGCCCGAACACCGCGTCGCTGGACGTGGTGCCGGCGTCTCCTGGCGATGCCGCGCAGTCCGCGCCCGCCGGCGGTGGCGGCACCCCGGCACCGGCCGCCGCGTCGGGCAATCGCCCGGCGCCGCCCGCGGCGCCGTACATCGCTTCGCTGACGCCGCTGCCGCGCACCGCCTCCAGCGAGCCGGAAAAGCCTAGCCTGAGCCTGTCGTTCCAGGGCGACAGCTGGGTCCAGATCATCGCCCCGGACGGCACCCCGCTGGAAAAAGCGTTGCTGAAAGCCGGCGAAAAGCGCGACTACGCGCCGGGTCAGGTGGGCCGCATCGTGCTCGGCAATGCGTCGGCGGTCCAGGTTCAGCAATCCGGTAGTACCGTGGATCTGACACCGTACAAGCGCGCGAACGTGGCCCGCTTTGCGGTATCCTCTGACGGTTCCGTGGTGCCAGCGTCCGAGTGA
- a CDS encoding TetR/AcrR family transcriptional regulator has translation MAKQAHFSTKDRILSAAEELFAQHGFSGTSLRQVTSQADVNIAAVNYHFGSKENLVNEVFRRRMDEMTAARLAQLEAAQRQHPGQLGPVLAAFVEPALAMAQDRQSGGAFVRVIARAYAEKNDSLRQFLSDHYGHVLREFGKAIAVCVPDLSKEELYWRLDFLAGALTYAMADFGLIKRPAGVSEGAHRAHAARELIRFAEAGFLARAAP, from the coding sequence ATGGCAAAGCAAGCGCACTTCTCGACCAAGGACCGCATCCTCAGCGCGGCCGAGGAACTGTTCGCCCAGCATGGCTTTTCCGGCACGTCGCTGCGCCAGGTCACCAGCCAGGCCGACGTCAACATCGCCGCGGTGAACTACCACTTCGGTTCCAAGGAAAACCTCGTCAACGAGGTATTTCGGCGGCGCATGGACGAGATGACCGCCGCGCGCCTGGCACAACTGGAAGCCGCGCAGCGCCAGCATCCGGGCCAGCTCGGACCGGTGCTGGCCGCATTCGTGGAGCCGGCGCTGGCGATGGCCCAGGACCGCCAGAGCGGCGGTGCCTTCGTGCGCGTGATCGCCCGCGCCTATGCGGAGAAGAACGACAGCCTGCGTCAGTTCCTGTCCGACCACTATGGCCACGTGCTGCGCGAGTTCGGCAAGGCCATCGCCGTCTGCGTGCCCGACCTGAGCAAGGAAGAACTCTACTGGCGCCTGGACTTCCTGGCCGGCGCCCTGACCTATGCCATGGCCGACTTCGGCCTGATCAAGCGCCCCGCCGGCGTCAGCGAAGGCGCGCATCGCGCCCACGCCGCGCGCGAACTCATCCGTTTCGCCGAGGCGGGCTTTCTGGCCCGCGCCGCGCCGTAA
- the rlmN gene encoding 23S rRNA (adenine(2503)-C(2))-methyltransferase RlmN, which yields MNEVVHTPLALADPVRTGGATKQNLLDLDREGLERFFADTLGEARYRAHQVMKWIHHRYVTDFDQMTDLGKALRAKLQQHAEVVVPNIVFDKPSADGTHKWLLAMGSDGKNAIEAVYIPDKGRGTLCVSSQVGCGLNCTFCSTATQGFNRNLSTAEIVGQVWVAARHLGNVPHQQRRLTNVVMMGMGEPLMNFDNVVRAMSVMRDDLGYGLANKRVTLSTSGLVPMIDRLSTESDVSLAVSLHAADDALRETLVPLNKKYPVAELMAACARYLRANKRRESVTFEYTLMKGINDQPEHARQLARLMRQFDNAVQASNAGKVNLIPFNPFPGTRYERSGETEIRAFQKILLDAQVLTMVRRTRGDDIDAACGQLKGQVLDRTRRQADFQRQLQTRADRDAAA from the coding sequence GTGAACGAGGTCGTCCACACTCCGTTGGCGCTTGCCGATCCGGTCCGGACCGGCGGCGCGACCAAACAGAATCTGCTCGACCTCGATCGCGAGGGTCTGGAGCGTTTCTTCGCCGACACGCTCGGCGAAGCACGCTACCGCGCCCACCAGGTGATGAAGTGGATCCACCATCGCTACGTCACCGACTTCGACCAGATGACCGACCTCGGCAAGGCGCTGCGCGCCAAGCTGCAGCAGCATGCCGAGGTCGTCGTCCCCAACATCGTGTTCGACAAGCCTTCCGCCGACGGCACCCACAAGTGGCTGCTGGCCATGGGCAGCGACGGCAAGAACGCGATCGAGGCCGTCTACATTCCCGACAAGGGCCGCGGCACGCTGTGCGTGTCCTCGCAGGTCGGCTGCGGGTTGAACTGCACGTTCTGTTCGACCGCCACCCAGGGCTTCAACCGCAACCTGTCCACCGCCGAGATCGTCGGCCAGGTATGGGTCGCGGCGCGGCATCTGGGCAACGTGCCGCACCAGCAGCGCCGTCTCACCAACGTGGTGATGATGGGCATGGGCGAGCCGCTGATGAATTTCGACAACGTCGTGCGCGCGATGAGCGTGATGCGCGACGACCTGGGCTACGGACTGGCCAACAAGCGGGTCACGCTGTCGACCTCCGGCCTGGTGCCGATGATCGATCGCCTATCCACCGAGAGCGACGTGTCGCTCGCGGTCTCCTTGCATGCGGCCGACGATGCGCTGCGCGAGACGCTGGTGCCGCTGAACAAGAAATACCCGGTCGCCGAGCTGATGGCCGCATGCGCGCGCTATCTGCGTGCCAACAAGCGGCGCGAATCGGTGACCTTCGAATACACGCTGATGAAGGGCATCAACGACCAGCCCGAACATGCGCGGCAGCTGGCGCGGCTGATGCGCCAGTTCGACAACGCGGTGCAGGCCTCGAACGCCGGCAAGGTCAATCTGATCCCGTTCAATCCGTTCCCGGGCACGCGCTACGAGCGTTCCGGCGAGACGGAGATCCGCGCTTTCCAGAAGATCCTGCTCGATGCGCAGGTGCTGACCATGGTGCGGCGCACGCGCGGCGACGACATCGACGCGGCCTGCGGCCAGCTCAAGGGGCAGGTGCTGGATCGCACCCGGCGCCAGGCCGATTTCCAGCGCCAGCTGCAGACCCGGGCGGATCGGGATGCGGCCGCCTAA